Proteins found in one Schistocerca serialis cubense isolate TAMUIC-IGC-003099 chromosome 5, iqSchSeri2.2, whole genome shotgun sequence genomic segment:
- the LOC126482014 gene encoding putative gustatory receptor 28b: MMIKVQHVLGCDDGIPLADLKKVHDLLSDLAKTVNAAYSVQNLIEVTSSFVNIVINVYLVVAHFLRVGVIWSGESSGAILVRYLPWALMSVWRLVGIVYSSEVVVQEANHTEQLVGKLSLLSPLVGRVHHTALEKFSQQLRCSRLRYHAAGFFLMDRSLLTGCVSAITTYIVILVQFADVNPSSK; encoded by the coding sequence ATGATGATTAAGGTACAGCACGTGCTGGGATGTGATGACGGTATTCCGCTGGCTGACTTGAAGAAAGTGCATGACCTCCTTTCCGATTTGGCTAAAACTGTCAATGCTGCATACAGTGTACAAAACCTTATAGAAGTAACAAGTTCTTTTGTGAACATTGTAATCAATGTTTACTTGGTAGTGGCACATTTTCTACGTGTGGGAGTAATCTGGTCTGGTGAATCATCAGGTGCGATTCTAGTGCGGTATTTACCGTGGGCGCTGATGTCGGTGTGGCGGCTGGTGGGCATCGTGTACAGCAGCGAAGTGGTGGTCCAGGAGGCTAACCACACGGAACAGCTGGTCGGTAAGCTGTCGCTGCTGTCACCACTGGTTGGCCGCGTCCACCACACAGCTCTGGAGAAGTTCTCCCAACAGCTGAGATGCAGTCGACTCAGATACCATGCTGCAGGGTTCTTCCTCATGGACAGGTCACTACTGACAGGTTGTGTATCAGCCATCACGACCTACATCGTCATCCTCGTGCAGTTTGCTGACGTCAATCCTAGTAGCAAGTAA